The following are from one region of the Vibrio rarus genome:
- the pheT gene encoding phenylalanine--tRNA ligase subunit beta, producing the protein MKFSESWLRQWVNPAVTTDELTHQITMAGLEVDDVLPVAGEFTGVKVGKVVECGQHPDADKLRVTKIDVGAEELLDIVCGAPNCREGLIVAVATVGAVLPGDFKIKKAKLRGQPSHGMLCSFTELGIDVESDGIMELPETAVVGSDFREFLGLNDVTVDVDLTANRADCFSIRGLAREVGVLNREAVTEPEFTAVVESITDTVTIDVKAPQACPRYLGRVVKNVNMKASTPIWMQENLRRCGVRSIDPVVDITNYVMLEQGQPMHAFDLSKIEGGIVVRMAEQDEKLTLLDGNEAKLTPDTLVIADHNQALAIAGIFGGESSGVTTETTDVLLESAFFAPDAIRGRARAYGLHTDSSMRFERGVDFELQHKAMERATQLVIEICGGEVAPIAGVESEQELPKANTVSLRRSKLDSLLGHSISDADVVEILERLGCTVETTDLGWSAVAPTWRFDIAIEEDLIEEVGRIFGYNNIPNQAPLAALTMNDHKEANQPLKRVRDLLVDRGYHEAVTYSFVEPEQQKLIEPNIEPLVLPFPISADMSAMRLQLIQGLLNTVVHNQKRQQPRVRLFETGLRFIPDTNAENGMRQEPMLAGIIAGTRSEDHWDIETNTVDFFDLKGDLEAVLELTCNDKAYSFAATKHPALHPGQAAAIIFDGKEIGVIGTVHPELERKFGLNGRTIVFELEWAAIATRVLPEAVVVSKFPANRRDIALVVDEAVASGDVVAACLANGGELMRDAKLFDVYQGQGVEEGKKSLAIALTLQSVERTLEEADIAGAVEATVSAVSEKFGAVLRD; encoded by the coding sequence ATGAAATTCAGTGAATCATGGCTTCGTCAGTGGGTTAACCCTGCGGTTACTACTGACGAACTAACACACCAAATCACAATGGCAGGTCTAGAGGTAGATGATGTTCTTCCTGTAGCGGGCGAATTTACCGGCGTTAAAGTAGGTAAAGTTGTTGAGTGTGGTCAGCACCCAGATGCTGACAAATTGCGCGTAACTAAAATAGATGTTGGCGCAGAAGAACTTCTTGATATCGTATGTGGCGCGCCTAACTGTCGCGAAGGACTTATTGTTGCCGTGGCAACTGTGGGTGCGGTTTTACCTGGCGATTTTAAAATTAAGAAAGCTAAATTGCGCGGTCAACCATCGCACGGCATGCTGTGTTCATTCACAGAGCTAGGGATTGATGTTGAATCTGACGGCATTATGGAATTACCAGAAACAGCGGTCGTTGGCTCTGATTTCCGTGAATTTTTAGGCCTAAACGATGTTACCGTTGATGTTGACTTAACCGCGAACCGCGCCGATTGCTTTAGCATCCGTGGTTTAGCTCGTGAAGTTGGCGTTCTTAACCGTGAAGCGGTAACAGAGCCTGAGTTTACCGCCGTGGTTGAAAGCATCACAGATACAGTGACGATTGACGTAAAAGCGCCACAAGCTTGTCCTCGTTACCTTGGTCGCGTGGTTAAGAATGTTAACATGAAAGCAAGCACTCCAATTTGGATGCAAGAAAACTTGCGTCGTTGTGGTGTGCGTTCCATCGACCCTGTTGTTGACATCACTAACTACGTGATGCTTGAACAAGGTCAACCAATGCATGCATTTGATCTAAGTAAGATCGAAGGTGGTATCGTTGTTCGTATGGCTGAACAAGATGAGAAACTGACTCTTCTTGATGGTAACGAAGCAAAACTAACACCAGACACATTGGTGATTGCTGATCACAACCAAGCGCTTGCTATTGCGGGTATATTTGGTGGTGAAAGCTCTGGCGTAACCACTGAAACCACTGACGTATTGCTAGAAAGTGCCTTTTTTGCACCTGATGCTATCCGTGGTCGTGCACGCGCTTACGGTCTACACACGGATTCATCAATGCGCTTTGAGCGTGGTGTTGATTTTGAACTGCAACATAAAGCAATGGAGCGTGCAACGCAGCTTGTGATTGAAATTTGTGGCGGTGAAGTGGCACCTATTGCTGGTGTTGAATCTGAGCAAGAGCTACCTAAAGCTAATACAGTGTCTCTACGTCGCTCTAAGCTTGATAGTCTTCTAGGCCATTCTATCTCTGATGCTGATGTTGTTGAGATCTTAGAACGTCTTGGTTGCACCGTTGAAACAACGGACTTAGGTTGGAGCGCGGTTGCGCCAACATGGCGTTTTGATATTGCTATCGAAGAAGACCTAATTGAAGAAGTAGGTCGCATCTTTGGTTACAACAATATTCCAAATCAAGCGCCTTTAGCTGCTTTAACCATGAACGACCACAAAGAGGCGAATCAGCCACTTAAGCGTGTTCGTGATCTGCTGGTTGACCGCGGTTATCACGAAGCGGTCACGTACAGCTTTGTTGAGCCTGAGCAACAAAAATTAATCGAACCAAACATCGAACCATTGGTATTGCCATTCCCAATTTCTGCGGATATGTCAGCAATGCGTTTGCAATTGATTCAAGGTTTGCTAAACACAGTTGTTCACAACCAAAAACGTCAGCAACCTCGCGTTCGTTTATTTGAAACGGGATTACGCTTTATTCCTGATACCAATGCTGAAAATGGTATGCGTCAAGAGCCAATGCTCGCCGGTATCATTGCGGGTACTCGTAGTGAAGATCATTGGGATATTGAAACCAATACAGTTGATTTCTTTGACCTTAAAGGTGACTTAGAGGCGGTTCTTGAGCTTACTTGTAATGACAAAGCTTATAGTTTTGCTGCAACTAAGCACCCAGCGCTTCACCCAGGACAAGCTGCTGCCATTATCTTTGATGGTAAAGAAATTGGTGTCATTGGTACCGTTCACCCAGAGTTAGAGCGCAAGTTTGGTCTTAATGGCCGTACTATTGTTTTTGAACTTGAGTGGGCTGCTATTGCAACTCGCGTTCTTCCTGAAGCGGTAGTAGTATCTAAGTTCCCAGCAAACCGTCGCGATATCGCGCTAGTTGTTGATGAAGCGGTTGCTTCTGGAGACGTAGTAGCTGCATGTCTTGCGAACGGTGGCGAGTTAATGAGAGACGCTAAACTGTTTGATGTTTACCAAGGACAAGGCGTTGAGGAAGGCAAGAAGAGCCTTGCCATCGCACTGACTTTACAATCGGTTGAACGTACGCTTGAAGAAGCGGACATTGCTGGCGCTGTTGAAGCGACAGTCAGTGCAGTTTCAGAGAAGTTTGGCGCAGTATTGCGTGACTAG
- a CDS encoding GNAT family N-acetyltransferase, giving the protein MDIVHEIDVTNQQHQAITKVRNQAFPEHQVPRSYYKQLPHMRALEYKNGELIGYLGLDYRVMKVADTVYTVLGIIDFCVAKPYRSQGVGSAMLAEVAAFAEKKNVDFITLISEHHQFYCARGYQQVSAINSWLRVDEHTNYGVAVEFLDQLYVKPISGREWECGHVEWLGYMY; this is encoded by the coding sequence ATGGATATTGTTCATGAAATTGATGTGACAAACCAACAGCATCAAGCCATCACAAAAGTGAGAAATCAAGCATTTCCAGAGCATCAAGTACCTCGCTCTTATTATAAGCAGTTACCGCATATGCGAGCCTTAGAATACAAAAATGGTGAGTTAATTGGCTATCTTGGGTTGGATTATCGAGTGATGAAGGTGGCGGATACTGTGTATACCGTGCTTGGCATCATCGATTTTTGTGTGGCAAAGCCATATCGTTCACAAGGTGTGGGATCAGCCATGCTTGCTGAGGTGGCAGCATTTGCCGAGAAGAAAAACGTCGACTTTATTACCCTTATTTCAGAGCATCATCAGTTTTATTGCGCACGAGGCTATCAGCAGGTTTCAGCCATCAACTCATGGTTGAGAGTGGATGAACATACCAACTATGGAGTGGCGGTAGAATTTCTCGACCAATTGTACGTCAAACCCATTAGTGGCCGAGAGTGGGAGTGTGGTCATGTCGAGTGGTTAGGGTATATGTATTAG
- the purT gene encoding formate-dependent phosphoribosylglycinamide formyltransferase, whose protein sequence is MLGTATASGATKVLLLGSGELGKEVAIECQRLGIEVIACDRYQNAPAMQVAHRSYVLDMLDGQRLSEIVAQEKPDYIVPEIEAIATDTLVELEKQGTTIVPNARATQLTMDREGIRRLAAEELSLNTSNYQFADTFAQFSQAVEAVGMPCVVKPVMSSSGKGQSVIRSEQDVAKAWEHSQDGGRSGEGRVIVEGFIDFDYEITLLTVRAVDGVHFCAPIGHRQEDGDYRESWQPQQMSEVAIKAAEYVAEQIVNALGGYGLFGVELFIKGDKVIFNEVSPRPHDTGMVTMISQDMSEFALHVRAFTGNPINAIRQVGPAASAVILGQGTSNNLSYTGIDEAISTADTQIRLFGKPDIDGRRRLGVILSRATDTTLAVDTALEAAKKIHIHYTNRSK, encoded by the coding sequence ATGTTGGGTACGGCTACAGCATCAGGTGCAACAAAAGTTTTATTGCTAGGTTCGGGTGAATTAGGCAAAGAAGTGGCTATTGAATGTCAGCGTTTGGGTATTGAAGTTATTGCCTGTGATCGCTATCAAAATGCACCGGCTATGCAAGTGGCTCACCGTAGCTATGTACTTGATATGCTAGATGGTCAACGACTATCTGAAATTGTTGCTCAAGAAAAACCTGACTATATTGTTCCTGAAATTGAAGCCATTGCCACTGATACTTTAGTTGAGTTGGAAAAACAAGGTACTACCATTGTCCCTAACGCACGTGCGACCCAGCTGACTATGGATAGAGAAGGCATTCGCCGCTTGGCTGCCGAAGAGCTGAGCCTTAACACCTCAAACTATCAATTTGCCGATACTTTTGCACAATTTAGCCAAGCGGTCGAGGCCGTGGGCATGCCGTGCGTGGTGAAGCCAGTAATGAGCTCATCGGGTAAAGGTCAGAGTGTCATTCGCTCAGAGCAAGATGTCGCTAAGGCTTGGGAACATTCTCAAGATGGAGGTCGCAGTGGTGAAGGACGCGTCATTGTTGAAGGCTTTATTGATTTTGATTACGAAATTACCCTATTAACGGTGCGTGCTGTGGATGGTGTTCACTTCTGTGCTCCTATCGGTCATCGTCAAGAAGATGGCGACTATCGTGAATCTTGGCAACCGCAACAAATGTCAGAAGTGGCGATTAAAGCCGCTGAATACGTTGCTGAGCAGATTGTTAACGCGCTGGGGGGTTATGGCCTATTTGGTGTAGAGCTCTTCATTAAGGGCGATAAAGTTATCTTTAACGAAGTGTCCCCACGCCCACACGATACAGGTATGGTAACGATGATCTCTCAAGATATGTCAGAGTTTGCTTTGCATGTTCGTGCCTTCACTGGCAACCCAATCAATGCTATCCGACAAGTGGGTCCTGCAGCGTCTGCGGTTATCCTTGGTCAGGGTACCTCAAATAATTTGTCATATACGGGAATTGACGAAGCTATCAGTACTGCCGATACGCAGATCCGTCTTTTTGGTAAGCCTGATATTGATGGACGCCGTCGTTTGGGGGTCATTTTAAGTCGCGCAACGGATACGACACTGGCGGTGGATACAGCCCTTGAAGCGGCCAAAAAAATCCATATCCATTATACTAATCGTTCTAAATAA
- a CDS encoding YwbE family protein, which translates to MSGTQRSNIRKGLEVNIVLKKDQRTGTLTSGVVKDILTKSPNHPHGIKVRLESGDVGRVKEIV; encoded by the coding sequence ATGAGCGGCACTCAAAGATCCAACATACGCAAAGGGCTTGAAGTGAACATTGTCCTTAAAAAAGATCAACGCACAGGAACACTTACGTCAGGCGTAGTTAAAGATATTCTGACTAAGTCACCTAATCATCCGCACGGCATTAAAGTCCGCCTAGAAAGTGGCGATGTGGGGCGAGTAAAAGAGATAGTATAA
- the pheS gene encoding phenylalanine--tRNA ligase subunit alpha, protein MQHLQEIIANATAAIEEAQSLVALDEVRVQFLGKKGELTLQLQSLGKLPPEERRSAGQEINKAKGAVQQAIAARKTGLQKAELEAKLAAEMIDVTLPGRRIENGGLHPVTRTIERMEQFFGELGFATESGPEIEDAFHNFDALNIADDHPARTDHDTFFFNPDLMLRTHTSGVQIRKMENGKPPFRFIAPGRVYRNDYDQTHTPMFHQIEGLLVDENVNFAQLKGIISDFLVAFFEEEVEVRFRPSYFPFTEPSAEVDVKRKDGKWLEVLGCGMVHPNVLRSVGIDPEQYQGFAFGMGVERLTMLRYGVTDLRAFFENDLRFLKQFK, encoded by the coding sequence ATGCAACATCTACAAGAGATTATTGCTAACGCGACTGCTGCTATTGAAGAAGCGCAATCGTTAGTCGCACTGGATGAAGTGCGTGTTCAGTTCTTAGGTAAAAAAGGTGAGCTAACGCTTCAACTTCAAAGCCTAGGTAAATTACCACCCGAAGAACGCCGCAGTGCGGGTCAAGAGATCAACAAAGCGAAAGGTGCCGTTCAACAAGCTATTGCAGCCCGTAAAACAGGTCTACAAAAAGCAGAGTTGGAAGCAAAACTTGCTGCTGAAATGATCGATGTGACACTACCTGGCCGACGTATTGAGAACGGTGGTTTACACCCTGTAACTCGTACAATCGAGCGTATGGAACAGTTTTTCGGTGAACTTGGTTTTGCAACAGAATCAGGCCCAGAAATCGAAGATGCATTCCATAACTTCGATGCTTTGAACATTGCAGACGATCACCCAGCTCGTACCGATCACGATACGTTTTTCTTTAACCCTGACTTGATGCTTCGTACTCACACCTCTGGTGTGCAAATACGTAAGATGGAAAACGGAAAACCACCGTTTCGTTTTATCGCACCAGGTCGTGTTTATCGTAACGATTATGACCAAACTCATACTCCAATGTTCCATCAGATCGAAGGTCTGTTGGTTGATGAGAATGTAAACTTTGCGCAGCTGAAAGGCATTATTTCTGATTTCCTAGTTGCCTTCTTTGAAGAAGAAGTGGAAGTGCGTTTCCGTCCTTCTTACTTCCCGTTCACTGAACCGTCAGCGGAAGTCGACGTGAAACGTAAAGATGGTAAATGGTTAGAAGTTCTCGGTTGTGGCATGGTTCACCCGAATGTGCTTCGTTCTGTTGGTATCGATCCTGAACAGTACCAAGGCTTTGCATTTGGTATGGGCGTTGAACGCTTAACCATGCTTCGTTATGGCGTAACGGACTTGCGTGCGTTCTTTGAGAACGATCTTCGTTTCCTTAAACAGTTCAAGTAA
- a CDS encoding class I SAM-dependent DNA methyltransferase, translating into MKPTDIGLAYDQITERWSDELFNRNNGIAQHERAIAFSEKRGKALDIGCGCTGRFIQLLQEKGFQPSGIDVSTKMIQLARQRHPDVRFIHADICEYALPEKYDFITAWDSLWHVPLAQQSHVLRKVVASLNNAGLFIFSFGGTKEPDAHTNQIMGPEVYYASLGINGIIKLMMDLGCIIRHVEYDQYPEMHTYMIVEKP; encoded by the coding sequence ATGAAGCCAACAGATATTGGGCTTGCCTATGATCAAATTACTGAGCGATGGAGTGACGAGCTATTTAATCGTAATAATGGTATCGCGCAACATGAAAGAGCCATTGCATTTAGCGAAAAAAGAGGCAAAGCGTTGGACATCGGATGCGGTTGTACCGGACGATTTATCCAATTATTGCAAGAGAAAGGTTTTCAGCCTTCAGGCATCGATGTGTCCACAAAAATGATCCAATTAGCCCGTCAGCGCCATCCTGATGTGAGGTTTATTCATGCTGATATTTGCGAATATGCATTGCCTGAAAAATACGATTTTATTACTGCTTGGGATAGTTTGTGGCATGTACCGTTAGCGCAACAAAGTCATGTCTTACGCAAAGTCGTGGCCAGTTTAAATAACGCAGGCTTGTTTATTTTCTCTTTTGGCGGAACCAAAGAGCCTGACGCACATACCAATCAAATTATGGGGCCGGAAGTGTATTATGCGTCATTAGGCATTAACGGGATTATCAAGTTGATGATGGATCTTGGCTGCATCATTCGCCATGTAGAGTATGACCAGTACCCCGAGATGCACACGTACATGATTGTCGAGAAACCCTAA
- a CDS encoding YkgJ family cysteine cluster protein encodes MKQCNQCGKCCIKYGNGDLAVSQDEIDLWELFNPDIFEYVSGNEIWFDPKTGERLSQCPFLDIVPNKNPQAPMKYTCSIYLDRPEDCRHYPSLISEMVRDECEMIEAVDLNNPNKAQKQLDLIMQDSRPSSYS; translated from the coding sequence ATGAAACAATGCAATCAATGTGGCAAGTGCTGTATCAAATATGGTAATGGTGATTTGGCTGTATCACAGGATGAGATAGATCTATGGGAACTGTTTAACCCCGATATCTTTGAGTATGTAAGCGGCAACGAAATATGGTTTGACCCTAAAACAGGAGAAAGGCTAAGCCAGTGCCCTTTTCTTGATATTGTGCCCAACAAAAACCCACAAGCGCCTATGAAGTACACCTGTAGCATATACTTAGACAGACCAGAAGATTGTCGTCACTATCCTAGCTTGATCAGCGAAATGGTAAGAGATGAGTGTGAAATGATTGAGGCAGTCGATTTAAATAACCCGAACAAAGCTCAAAAGCAACTGGACCTAATTATGCAAGATAGCCGACCTTCTAGCTATTCATGA
- a CDS encoding PH domain-containing protein — MIDFKNSSVFKLKPIKASDIREDFHKFIIEGESIIAAFKSVRDQVIFTNKRVIAANVQGITGSKVDYTSLPFSKVNAFSVESSGTFDLDCEIELYLSEVGCVRFEIRGSFDVVQFNRVISEYVLA, encoded by the coding sequence ATGATTGATTTTAAAAATTCTTCAGTATTCAAACTGAAGCCTATTAAAGCTTCAGATATTCGAGAGGATTTTCATAAGTTTATAATTGAAGGTGAGTCCATTATTGCCGCTTTTAAGTCAGTACGTGATCAGGTGATTTTTACTAACAAGCGGGTGATTGCGGCAAATGTGCAGGGGATCACTGGCTCAAAGGTGGATTATACATCGTTGCCTTTTAGTAAAGTGAACGCTTTTTCAGTGGAATCATCTGGCACTTTCGATTTAGATTGTGAAATCGAGTTGTACTTAAGTGAAGTGGGTTGTGTACGATTTGAAATTCGTGGCTCATTTGATGTTGTGCAATTTAACCGCGTAATTAGCGAATATGTTCTAGCTTAA
- the cdd gene encoding cytidine deaminase — protein sequence MSQRFNPLYNELPSSQVEVFKSIFNDPSFAGVLSETQFLQLQQATEQTAQQLKVSLLPFAAAFSVAPISHFHVGAIVKGASGALYFGANLEIASTQLGQTVHAEQSAISHAWMKGELGITDITINFSPCGHCRQFMNELTCAKELMIQLPQGSQKSLQHYLPESFGPEDLGISSKLMSVVEHGYSLTKEPPLQQKAVEALNKSHAPYTNNLSGVAIQTVDGQIFTGRYAENAAFNPSLPPLQVALVQLQMAGKAFSEINDVALAEIHNASCSHLAETQSTLNTLNPDIALSYITLTP from the coding sequence ATGAGTCAGCGCTTTAACCCACTGTACAATGAACTTCCCTCCTCCCAAGTTGAGGTGTTCAAAAGCATTTTTAATGACCCCTCTTTTGCTGGAGTCCTCAGTGAAACGCAGTTTCTACAACTTCAACAAGCAACAGAGCAAACAGCGCAACAATTAAAAGTCTCTTTACTGCCTTTTGCTGCGGCATTTTCTGTGGCACCCATTTCTCATTTTCACGTGGGCGCTATCGTTAAAGGTGCGTCTGGGGCTTTATATTTTGGGGCAAACTTAGAAATAGCGAGCACTCAATTAGGCCAAACCGTGCACGCAGAGCAATCGGCGATCAGTCATGCGTGGATGAAAGGTGAACTGGGTATTACTGACATCACCATTAACTTCAGCCCTTGTGGCCATTGTCGCCAATTTATGAATGAGTTGACCTGCGCCAAAGAGTTAATGATTCAACTGCCTCAAGGTTCACAAAAGAGCTTACAGCACTACTTACCTGAATCGTTTGGCCCTGAAGATCTGGGGATTTCCAGTAAATTAATGTCCGTTGTAGAACATGGCTATTCGCTGACAAAAGAGCCCCCTTTACAGCAAAAGGCGGTTGAAGCACTCAATAAAAGCCATGCTCCTTATACGAACAATCTCAGCGGCGTGGCAATACAAACGGTAGATGGTCAGATATTTACCGGTCGCTACGCAGAAAACGCTGCTTTTAATCCCAGTTTACCTCCTTTGCAAGTGGCTCTGGTGCAATTGCAAATGGCAGGCAAGGCATTTTCTGAGATTAATGACGTCGCTCTTGCGGAGATCCATAATGCCTCTTGCTCTCATTTAGCTGAAACGCAAAGCACCCTTAATACACTCAATCCTGACATTGCACTAAGCTACATTACCCTCACCCCTTAA
- a CDS encoding transposase, translating to MPRPRRTQISIEDTPYYHCCSRVVRRAYLCGNDPLSGKNYDHRRAWVEALLMKLATVFAIDIAAFAVMSNHLHVVLKVDIDTVNDWSDREVIEHWHQLFKGNDLTHRFANGNVIETYETAQLKHFIATYRSRLCDISWFMRCLNEPIARQANKEDNCSGRFWEGRFKSQALLDNAALLTCMAYVDLNPIRAKMSDTIEHSNHTSIQLRIQEALKGEQPKSLLSFIGNEHQKQVKGINFSLSDYLELLDETGRIIRNDKQGALSEHCENILERIDIPHANWLKLTTEFGKLFHGPVGTLYELTCYCEHLEKRRRHFSFCCQYLKA from the coding sequence ATGCCACGCCCTCGTAGAACTCAGATTAGTATCGAAGACACACCTTACTACCACTGCTGTAGTCGTGTTGTTCGGCGAGCTTACCTTTGTGGAAATGATCCTCTTTCAGGCAAGAACTATGACCATCGGCGAGCCTGGGTAGAAGCATTACTAATGAAGCTCGCAACAGTGTTTGCTATTGATATTGCAGCGTTCGCGGTGATGTCTAATCACTTGCATGTCGTGCTAAAAGTTGATATCGACACTGTAAACGATTGGTCAGACAGAGAGGTCATTGAGCACTGGCATCAACTATTTAAAGGAAATGACTTAACTCATCGTTTCGCAAACGGTAATGTCATTGAAACCTATGAAACAGCACAATTAAAGCATTTTATCGCTACTTACAGAAGTCGACTTTGCGACATAAGTTGGTTCATGAGGTGTCTCAATGAGCCAATTGCAAGGCAAGCCAATAAAGAGGATAACTGCTCAGGACGCTTCTGGGAAGGTCGCTTTAAATCTCAAGCTTTGCTTGATAATGCAGCCTTACTTACCTGTATGGCTTACGTCGATTTAAACCCCATAAGAGCGAAAATGTCGGATACAATCGAACATTCAAACCACACTAGCATTCAACTACGTATCCAAGAGGCACTGAAAGGTGAACAACCTAAATCTCTCCTTTCTTTTATTGGTAATGAGCATCAAAAACAAGTTAAAGGTATCAATTTTTCATTATCAGATTATCTCGAACTACTTGATGAAACCGGACGAATCATTCGCAATGACAAACAAGGAGCTTTAAGTGAACATTGTGAGAATATACTTGAGAGGATAGATATACCTCATGCAAACTGGCTCAAACTGACCACTGAGTTTGGTAAGCTATTTCATGGTCCTGTAGGCACACTGTATGAGCTAACCTGTTATTGTGAGCATCTAGAAAAGCGACGACGACATTTTTCTTTTTGTTGCCAGTATCTTAAAGCTTGA
- the ihfA gene encoding integration host factor subunit alpha gives MALTKADLAENLFENLGYSKRDAKETVEVFFEEIRKSLESGEQVKLSGFGNFDLRDKKERPGRNPKTGEDIPISARRVVTFRPGQKLKARVEELKKDDIK, from the coding sequence ATGGCGCTCACCAAGGCCGATTTGGCTGAAAACCTGTTTGAAAATCTTGGATATAGTAAACGGGATGCCAAGGAAACCGTGGAAGTTTTTTTCGAAGAAATTCGTAAATCACTTGAAAGTGGCGAACAGGTAAAACTGTCTGGATTCGGCAACTTTGATCTGAGAGACAAGAAAGAACGACCAGGTCGCAACCCGAAAACAGGCGAAGATATACCTATTTCCGCACGTCGTGTGGTCACATTTAGACCCGGACAAAAGCTGAAAGCTCGCGTTGAAGAGCTGAAGAAAGACGACATTAAATAG
- a CDS encoding DEAD/DEAH box helicase, protein MTNATTLNSFADLALIKPLLARLEELEYQQPTPIQAQIIPSVLAGRDVIAGANTGSGKTAAFALPMLQELFTKHDLVKSSASKGNYVSGLILVPTRELAKQVADNVKSYAVHFNGEIKTVAVFGGVSTNAQMQTLRGGTDILVATPGRLLDLISSNAIKLDRVKTLVLDEADRMLSLGFTEELSDLLGKLPKQKQTLLFSATFPEQVQVLTQELLNDPVEVQLQSDDESTVVQRVFNVNKGEKTAVLAHLIKKHQWRQALVFVNAKNSCEHLADKLYKRGIEADVFHGDKGQGYRTRILDAFKSGEIEVLIATDIAARGLDIEKLPVVINFDLPRSPSDYMHRIGRSGRAGEVGLALSLIDYEDLHHFKVIEKKNKIRLEREQVAGFEVDETVTQEMIEANKPKAAPAGTGKKKRKKKVQDGSKDIWLRHS, encoded by the coding sequence ATGACCAATGCCACAACCCTTAACAGCTTTGCTGATCTTGCGTTAATTAAACCTCTTTTAGCACGCTTAGAAGAGCTGGAGTATCAACAACCTACACCTATTCAAGCGCAAATCATTCCTAGCGTACTTGCGGGTCGTGACGTCATTGCTGGCGCTAATACTGGATCAGGTAAAACCGCCGCATTTGCATTGCCTATGCTACAAGAGTTGTTCACTAAGCATGATTTGGTGAAATCTAGCGCCAGCAAGGGCAATTATGTTTCTGGTTTGATATTGGTGCCAACACGAGAGTTGGCAAAACAGGTTGCCGATAACGTTAAGTCCTATGCGGTTCACTTTAACGGTGAGATCAAAACTGTCGCTGTGTTTGGTGGTGTATCGACCAATGCACAAATGCAAACACTGCGTGGTGGCACAGATATATTAGTGGCAACACCAGGTCGTCTACTTGATCTTATTTCTAGTAATGCAATTAAGTTGGATAGAGTGAAAACTTTAGTACTGGATGAAGCAGACCGTATGTTGAGCCTAGGTTTTACTGAAGAACTATCTGATCTTTTAGGGAAACTGCCTAAGCAAAAACAAACACTTTTGTTCTCAGCAACCTTTCCAGAACAAGTTCAGGTGCTGACTCAAGAACTGCTAAATGATCCGGTTGAAGTTCAACTGCAAAGCGATGATGAGAGCACTGTGGTCCAGCGCGTATTCAATGTTAACAAAGGTGAGAAGACTGCGGTATTAGCGCACTTGATCAAAAAGCATCAATGGCGACAAGCGTTAGTGTTTGTGAATGCTAAAAATAGCTGTGAACATTTAGCGGATAAACTGTATAAGCGTGGCATTGAAGCCGACGTATTCCATGGTGACAAAGGTCAGGGCTATCGTACTCGCATCCTTGATGCATTTAAGTCTGGTGAGATTGAAGTGCTTATCGCAACGGACATCGCCGCCCGTGGTCTAGATATTGAAAAACTGCCAGTAGTCATCAACTTCGACCTCCCAAGAAGCCCATCTGATTATATGCACCGCATTGGACGAAGTGGTCGTGCCGGTGAGGTTGGCTTAGCTTTATCATTGATAGATTACGAAGATCTGCACCATTTCAAAGTTATCGAAAAGAAAAACAAAATTCGCCTTGAACGTGAACAAGTGGCGGGTTTTGAGGTAGACGAAACCGTAACTCAAGAAATGATTGAAGCTAATAAACCAAAAGCGGCACCGGCAGGTACTGGCAAGAAAAAGCGTAAGAAAAAAGTGCAAGACGGCTCTAAGGACATTTGGTTAAGACATTCTTAA